One Setaria viridis chromosome 7, Setaria_viridis_v4.0, whole genome shotgun sequence genomic region harbors:
- the LOC140223452 gene encoding uncharacterized protein: protein MEPTVHDVLAFHRVDRAAYEHLLSLGSGSRPARDAVALLMWLHRRAGVDAVPRVPALVRTPADAARLAAEARAVFLHGAPPVPPLLLSRLCGEADVDGGGGHPRGGPWWLLAPCGQAAAAAEAARRGVAEVLGGVGTLVFDDRLRAILRRYEEDGGDGALPAELAAPYRLRGGAPVRAAALEEDGRSLFITFSKGFPLTREEVEEFFTERWGDCITKVMMEKAPPGELPTYGRVVFRLAATTAAVLGGRPLVKLMVNGRHMWARKYVPRPSPPEH, encoded by the exons ATGGAGCCGACCGTGCATGACGTCCTCGCGTTCCACCGCGTCGACCGCGCCGCCTACGAGCACCTGCTCTCCCTGGGCTCCGGCAGCCGCCCCGCCCGCGACGCCGTCGCGCTCCTCATGTggctccaccgccgcgccggcgtcgacgccgTCCCCCGCGTGCCCGCGCTCGTCCGCacccccgccgacgccgcgcggctcgccgccgaggcccgcgCCGTCTTCCTCCACGGCgccccgccggtgccgccgctcctcctctcgCGCCTGTGCGGCGAGGccgacgtcgacggcggcggcggccacccccGCGGCGGGCCGTGGTGGCTCCTCGCGCCCTgcggccaggcggcggcggcggccgaagccgcgcggcgcggcgtcgcGGAGGTCCTGGGCGGCGTAGGGACGCTGGTGTTCGACGACCGGCTGCGCGCGATCCTGCGGCGCTACGAGGAGGACGGAGGCgacggcgccctcccggcggagctggcggcgccGTACCgtctccgcggcggcgcgccggtgagggcggcggcgctggaggaggaCGGCCGGTCGCTGTTCATCACGTTCTCCAAAGGGTTCCCATTAACACGCGAGGAGGTCGAGGAGTTCTTCACTGA GAGGTGGGGCGACTGTATAACGAAGGTGATGATGGAGAAGGCGCCGCCGGGAGAGTTGCCGACGTACGGGCGCGTGGTGTTCCGGctcgcggcgacgacggcggcggtgctcggcgGGCGGCCTCTGGTGAAGCTGATGGTGAACGGGCGGCACATGTGGGCGCGCAAGTACGtcccccgcccgtcgccgccggagcactaG
- the LOC117864518 gene encoding protein DETOXIFICATION 16 codes for MMPSMDEPLLGDGVQKTGGVGENLVQPEVRKQLYLAGPLIAAWILQNIVQMISVMFVGHLGELALSSASIATSFAGVTGFSLLSGMASSLDTLCGQAFGAKQYHLLGIYKQRAILVLTLVSLVFAVIWWYTGQILLLFGQDPEIAAGAGSYIRWMIPALFVYGPLQCHVRFLQTQNIVLPVMLSSGVTALNHLLVCWLLVYKIGLGNRGAALANAISYLTNVSILAIYVRLAPTFKKTWRGFSKEAFHDIPSFLRLAVPSALMVCLEWWSFELLVLLSGLLPNPKLETSVLSISLNTGSLAFMIPFGLSAAISTRVSNELGAGRPQAARLATRVVMVLAIVVGILIGLVMILVRNLWGYAYSNEEEVVKYISKMMPILAVSFLFDCVQCVLSGVARGCGWQKIGACVNLGAYYLVGIPAAFCFAFLFHLGGMGLWLGIICALVVQMLLLLTITLCSNWEKEALKAKDRIFSSSLPVDMTT; via the exons ATGATGCCAAGCATGGATGAACCCCTTCTTGGCGATGGTGTTCAGAAGACTGGAGGGGTGGGAGAGAACCTGGTGCAGCCTGAGGTCAGAAAGCAGCTATACCTTGCTGGGCCACTCATCGCCGCATGGATCCTGCAGAACATCGTCCAGATGATTTCTGTCATGTTTGTTGGTCACCTTGGTGAGCTTGCCCTCTCCAGTGCCTCCATTGCCACCTCTTTTGCAGGCGTTACTGGCTTCAGCTTATTG TCTGGCATGGCAAGCAGCTTGGACACACTATGTGGGCAAGCCTTCGGGGCAAAGCAGTACCATCTTCTCGGCATCTACAAGCAGAGGGCCATCCTTGTGCTCACTCTGGTGAGCCTTGTGTTTGCTGTTATCTGGTGGTACACTGGCCAGATCCTTCTACTATTTGGTCAGGACCCAGAGATTGCAGCTGGGGCAGGAAGCTACATCCGGTGGATGATTCCAGCCCTGTTCGTGTATGGGCCACTGCAGTGTCATGTCCGGTTCCTGCAGACGCAGAACATAGTCCTCCCGGTGATGCTGAGCTCTGGCGTCACGGCGCTGAACCATCTTCTAGTGTGCTGGCTCCTGGTGTACAAGATTGGTCTGGGCAACAGGGGTGCtgccttggccaatgccatctcGTACCTGACCAACGTGTCCATCTTGGCAATTTATGTTAGGCTTGCACCAACCTTTAAGAAAACCTGGAGAGGGTTCTCAAAGGAGGCTTTTCACGACATCCCCAGCTTCTTGAGACTTGCTGTTCCATCTGCGCTGATGGTTTG CTTGGAGTGGTGGTCATTTGAGCTCCTGGTACTTCTTTCTGGACTTCTCCCAAATCCGAAGCTCGAGACATCGGTTTTGTCCATTTC TTTAAACACGGGCTCTTTAGCATTTATGATCCCTTTTGGGCTTAGTGCAGCCATAAG CACTCGTGTTTCAAATGAGCTTGGTGCTGGACGACCTCAAGCTGCCCGTCTGGCTACCCGTGTCGTCATGGTGCTGGCTATCGTGGTCGGCATATTGATTGGACTAGTTATGATTTTGGTTCGCAATTTATGGGGATATGCTTACAGTAACGAGGAGGAAGTGGTGAAATACATCTCCAAAATGATGCCGATCCTGGCTGTATCATTCTTGTTTGATTGCGTGCAGTGTGTTCTCTCAG GTGTTGCTAGGGGCTGTGGGTGGCAAAAGATTGGTGCTTGTGTAAATCTTGGTGCATATTACCTGGTCGGAATCCCAGCTGCCTTCTGTTTCGCGTTTCTTTTTCATCTAGGTGGAATG GGGCTTTGGCTGGGAATAATCTGCGCGCTCGTCGTACAGATGCTATTGCTTCTCACAATTACTTTATGCAGCAACTGGGAAAAAGAA GCTTTGAAGGCAAAGGACAGAATTTTCAGTTCATCCCTACCAGTAGACATGACGACATGA
- the LOC117864661 gene encoding putative U-box domain-containing protein 46: MREGLLPAPAAARDVAETSAAGASGSGGGGSGGGGADEVEARVAEGEVSGFTGFSFQELEALPGVDGAEVLDAFAGSEEARKAKAAAEFLEATMGANTGARTEAIKAELVANGRMLDLAGLERWMRRTEAISELEWFTGLCCNEESPPPRIELFECAFRALGNASAGELHRGAEARRRWVGSVGVPHFFVCPVSDKVMENPVVIASGKTVDRSALEEWRKEHQRICPVTGEVLSHTMFIPNILIKLCIERWRAANKIADVVAAADPPAISPEVEALFKQVTLMPHSPRSSREVRDALFLLQELLLSEERSVVHLIGSHTGTIAKLASVLPETCLDPDPELDDLIFGVMEKAASYGPNKAVFGDDRYAIPVLIARAFVGPVPMRARCAHILGLLADDDHYNKIKIGELGGLAPLVELLHVGDKGVKKTVARAIASLCEAQENRSRFQREGVVDAAISALRSDGLEVEAEGILLQASGSNHAMDEVILKLQAFQGDEICQKLAMRLWRTFVLTNPEDKHGVVPSMPASRESWEEPSTSDAERSSTSSEGSADEKALRKQIKEDVKIIVSWLQKRCYFPRTYRYRD, encoded by the exons ATGAGGGAGGGGCTTcttcccgcgcccgccgcggcgcgggatGTCGCCGAGACGAGCGCCGCGGGCGCCTCTGGttccggaggaggaggaagcggaggaggtggggcggacgaggtggaggcgcgggtggcggagggcgaggtgagcggcttcaccggcttctcgtTCCAAGAGCTCGAGGCGCTGCCGGGCGTCGACGGGGCGGAGGTCCTCGACGCCTTCGCCGGCTCCGAGGAGGCGAGGAAGGCCAAGGCCGCGGCCGAGTTCTTGGAGGCCACCATGGGCGCCAACACCGGGGCCAGGACGGAGGCGATCAAGGCGGAGCTCGTCGCCAACGGGCGGATGCTCGACCTCGCGGGGCTGGAGCGGTGGATGCGGAGGACGGAGGCGATCTCCGAGCTCGAGTGGTTCACGGGCCTCTGCTGCAACGAGGAGAGCCCGCCGCCTCGGATCGAGCTCTTCGAGTGCGCGTTCCGGGCCCTGGGGAACGCGTCGGCCGGCGAGCTCCACCGCGGCGCCGAAGCCAGGAGGCGCTGGGTCGGCTCGGTGGGCGTGCCCCACTTCTTCGTCTGCCCCGTCTCCGACAAGGTCATGGAGAACCCAGTCGTCATCGCCTCCGGAAAG ACAGTTGATCGTTCAGCACTGGAGGAATGGCGTAAGGAGCACCAACGCATCTGCCCCGTCACCGGCGAGGTTCTCTCTCACACCATGTTCATCCCCAACATCCTCATCAAGCTCTGCATCGAGCGCTGGCGTGCAGCAAACAAAATTGCAGACGTGGTGGCAGCCGCAGATCCACCTGCCATTTCCCCCGAGGTGGAAGCCCTGTTCAAGCAAGTCACCCTGATGCCCCACTCCCCTAGAAGCTCCAGAGAAGTCCGCGACGCGCTGTTCCTCCTCCAAGAGCTGCTCCTCAGCGAGGAGAGATCAGTCGTGCACCTGATCGGCAGCCACACCGGGACGATAGCAAAGCTCGCCTCTGTCCTGCCGGAGACGTGCCTGGACCCTGACCCTGAACTGGACGACCTCATCTTCGGAGTCATGGAGAAGGCGGCTTCCTACGGCCCCAACAAGGCGGTGTTCGGAGACGACCGGTACGCCATCCCAGTGCTGATCGCGAGGGCGTTCGTGGGGCCAGTGCCGATGCGAGCCAGGTGTGCCCACATCCTCGGGCTGCTGGCCGACGACGACCACTACAACAAGATCAAGATCGGCGAGCTCGGAGGCCTCGCACCGCTGGTCGAGCTGCTCCATGTCGGGGACAAAGGCGTGAAGAAGACGGTGGCAAGGGCGATCGCCAGCCTCTGCGAGGCCCAGGAGAACCGGAGCAGGTTCCagagggagggggtggtggaCGCCGCCATTTCGGCGCTGCGGAGCGACGGGCTGGAGGTGGAGGCTGAGGGCATCCTGCTGCAGGCTTCAGGCTCTAACCACGCCATGGACGAGGTCATCTTGAAGCTCCAAGCATTCCAGGGCGACGAGATATGCCAGAAGTTGGCTATGCGCCTCTGGAGAACCTTCGTCCTGACGAACCCAGAAGACAAGCACGGCGTCGTCCCTTCTATGCCGGCCTCGAGGGAGAGTTGGGAGGAACCTTCGACGTCAGACGCTGAGAGATCTTCGACATCCTCGGAGGGGTCTGCAGATGAGAAGGCCTTGAGAAAGCAGATCAAGGAAGACGTTAAGATCATCGTCTCTTGGCTGCAGAAGAGGTGCTACTTCCCCCGGACGTACAGGTACAGGGATTGA